A segment of the Spodoptera frugiperda isolate SF20-4 chromosome 29, AGI-APGP_CSIRO_Sfru_2.0, whole genome shotgun sequence genome:
taacctcactcacacaacgcaagcattgttttatGACGGTTTTTGGTTTGCGGTGACTGTTTGCAGGACAAGCTTCAAACTACACATTTCTTGCGTAAGAGCAAACGATTATAGTGACATATCATTACTCTGCTCAATTTACCAAAGCTAATCGACCAACTGATAATACGATAACTACCGATGTGTGATCGAAGCAATATGTTTGGTTGATAATTTTCGATACTATATCGCAAGTGATTAAGCATTAATGTGTATATTTCAGTAAGTTGATTACAATAATCCAGTCGAAAGTACAGTGCCCGCTTTAGTGGTCGCGGGCGGACAAGGTAAGtgttaaataatttcttatatggtcaatattattatctcttaccaccgtactcagagtcatttacggccaattccaataatctatctatcggtagatttgcctactagagatagaattttgacacattttgtatggagcttatgtcaaaaaactatctctagtaggcaaatctaccgatagataggttattggaattggccgttaatggttacttaaggaGTAGGtactccttagcaattgttttcgatacaaaatcgctactaaggaatagtttaagtaatcattaaatgtctctgagtgcggcagttagttacACAACTTATGGGTGCTTCGATTTCTCCCAGTGAAGgatatgttgtattttttattgtgcaatTACTAGCAATAACACTATGACAATTTCTACTAATAACACTATGCTTCTAATCTTTCctcaaaatctttttttatcttcGTATTTGGTTCTGGGGCTATTTTGCACACAGCACACTAACATCTATAGTACCTAAGTTTTAATTACAacctttaatattttgtaagctGTCTAAAAGTGATCGAACTCCCAAAAAACCTAtagattttgtaataataaatataattgtacatATATATGTGAGAACATTGCAACACGCAGCACAAATTTTAGAACTTACTAAGTTAACCTACTGAGGGACATCTTTCATCTAACATGGTATtttcatatacatacaaatactgACAAATGGAAAGGGGGTttctataagaaaaaaatatctccttgtttcaataataatgaaatgttcAATGCCATAAGATTGCTCGGCTAGCCCGCTTTTATAATATAGAGGTTGAttctatgtgagaacaatgcagaGACATTGTAACGCGCAACACAAATTTTAGAACTTACTAAGTTAACCTACTGAGGGACATCTTGTCGTatcgtgatgaaatttggcacaaATATGCAGTAATGTTTGGAGATTCGAATGATGTGtagtttatattgttttcttttatatctATGTAAGTTTTTTTGCATAGAATGAAAGAAATGGGAAAAAAATCacgaaaaaaatagttaaaaatttatttcaagtgGAATACAAGTTTATAATGACTAAAAAGATTAAACCATGGTTAATTACAAACAAGCaaagtaaacaaatacaataatttactaaattaaaatcatattactaATAGGTACATCCTATACTCTGGCTTCAGGAAATGATGTAGCTTGGTACAAAATGTTCAATGCCATAAGATTGCTCGGCTAGCCCGCTTTTATAATATAGAGGTTGATTCTATTACCGCAGCtcgaccccacagcaaaatgccgtacgACAtaatgctgtgaaaataactaaattaactagaaaaaCCTTGCTGTATTCATGTCCGTGTGCTGTCTAATCTGGCTAACTGCAAAAGCAGCTAAACTCAATCTCCGCAAAAGTGCCTTTATGTAAAGATCGCATTATAGGCTATTGTCCAGTGTGATCCCAAAAAATACAGTATCGTGAAGAAAATTCCAACTTTTGGCCTTTGAAAACAACGTCACATCTAACAAACGTCGTCAAAATTACTTGTAAAGTCGATCTATTCTAAAAATTAACGATAAATCATCTGCAAACCCTATTGGGTTTGCAGATGATTTatcgttaattttaaaatgtactataaaatattattatttcaaggtTCTGAGAtgaaaatgggcgttcctcaaggttttataataataatattttatagtacatttttaacaggtaaaaacattttatcaatTTGCTTTAATTCGTATAATAGATCAATATGATTCAAgggattttgataaatattttaacatgatAAAATTTGAGTTATCAGTTattaaaatacgataaaaaagATAGTAAACATTAATTACACAAAGTATAAGCAAGTAGGTAAAGTATTAGGTGTAGTATCGAATGACCTTCGGTTTTGTAGATCGTTTTGTACAGTAATTAAAATGAAGTATATTATATAAGCAACTTATTCGGTTTTGTTCGGATAGTGTAGTTCACTCTCtatacaatttctttttaaagcATACTGTGGTGTACTTTATCTCAATGATGTACCTAAAAATGTTGAATACTTTTGTCTTTTCTAttgattttgataatatttatcgAGAGTCTTTTTTGAAACATAAGGGATTAAAAAATCCGCCAATTTGAGAGTGATTTACAATTTAGTATGAGGGTTCTTGTTTTGACCTCAGCACGGACAACCCTTAACCGGCAAGCCGGCAGTTTcaaattctattattattagagactagctacttctgcgcggtttcacccgctctgctcggctcctattggtcatagcgtgatgttttatagccaatagccttcctcgataaatgcacaatccaatacaaaaagaattatccaattcggaccagtagttcctgagattagcgcgttcaaacaaacaatcaatcaaacaaacaaactcttcagctttataatattatatatatatatatatagtatagatatatgGAGCACATCAATATGGGTTTTAGTTCATTACGGATACTTATGATTAACAATTTTGAAGTACCTCTCCAATCCTTCACTGGTAGAAGGAAATGTCATCAccatatctttattttaaaacttagtGGGTCCCTTCAACGCCAACGATTGAGTTAATCCAAAAGCATATTGTGCGTAACCTACTATAAAACTAGGTATATAAACCTTGTaattgtacctatatattatcCAGGCAAAGTACCTATgtcataaacaaaaaatgtgatatatatatatgtatctCATGAATTCCCGGCAATATATTGTAGGTAGCTCACAATTTTTGGACAGTTTACAAATTCGCGAGATAtaattgtaaacaaacattattcagTCACTAATACAAATATGTTATGCAGTCGACATTACACTTGTTATCGtacaaaaagcaaaaataataaattttgtaatattctgTTTCAGATGGTAGCGATAAAACTTATAGTTTTATCTTTAGCTTGCCTTAGTGCAGCTGCCGTATCTCCTATTGAGCCAGCCAAGAGGAATACTATATTTGCAGATGAACGTTTTGAAGGAGAAGTCTTCGAAAATGTCGACGCTTTTGACAACATTGAACTGACTCCTAGTAACATCGGCATTTCACCCTACAGACTGCCCACTACAACTGCACCAATAAAATATGATGTGCATTGGAATTTCGAATTCACAAATCAAAGGATCTATTCTGGCACAGTTGTGATAACGCTTGTAGCAAAACAACCAAATGTTAACCAAATTGTCATCCACAGTAGCCACACTGCGAATACTGGTCCGGAGCTTAAGCAGGGATCACAGGTGATCCCTATTACGGCTTCAGCTAAGGAAGAATACCATTTCTACATTGTTACACTTAATGATGGCCAGGTCTTAGAATATAATGAAGCTGTACCCGTTGAATATACGCTAAAAATCGACTTTAGTGCTGATTTTCGAACAGACATGTATGGTATCTATGAAAGTTGGTTTAGAAATACACCTAACGAAGAAGTGCAGTAAGTCAATAATGTactttaatttttgtataatatgtattttcaattatttaccGACATTAAACTGTTTTTAGGTGGATGGCTACCACTCAGTTCCAAGCAACTGCAGCTCGTTTTGCATTTCCTTGTTACGATGAACCTAGTTTCAAAGCTAAATTCAATGTTAAAATTACAACGCCAGCAGACTATTCGAGTTGGTTCTGCACTACTGCCAAACCCTCATCACCTCCAGCTACACCGTACGTAAtcgtgtttaatttttattatcatatgtatattaaaatgtgtaaagTATAACAATGTCGCGTAaccatttttttcatttctcaGTACCCAATTTGTGACCGTCGAGTATAATGAAACTCCAGTAATGTCGACTTATCTTCTGGCTCTGATTGTCTCTAAACAATATAAGAGTATAAGTAATGAGAATCCAGCAAAGTTCCACGAAGTTATAGCAAGGCAGGGTGCAATCGATGCCAAGCAAGGAGAATACGCTTTGAAGACTGGTCAAGCGCTTCTAGATAAGATGAGTGAGATCACACAATATGACTTTTATGATCAACATGCCACTCTTAAGATGACTCAGGCCGCTATTCCCGATTTTGGAGCTGGAGCTATGGAGAATTGGGGACTGTTGACTTACAGGTTCTCTTTCTATACtgttttgataattattattttgttttagttcaaaCCCGTCATAATTAATACAGTCGACTACCATTATGTATTAATTTCGACTGGCTAGTTTCTGTAGTGGATAGGTAACCTGTTGACAAGGTCGCGGTTTCAATATCCGCACGTGCAAATTCTTTGTGTCAACCACATTATAGTTATTTTGGGCCTATATGTGAGATAATCCTAATTTGAGATTCTAGtgttcttttttaaagaaacaaaatgtgTTTATGTCCAAAACAAAAGAGTCCCAAAAGTATCCTAAAGTTAggtaataagaataaaatagttGTATACacgtataaaactattttattcttattgtgataggggtgagacttctaacccgttaaggctgattactacatctaattttatcgacaaaaacaataatacggagggttgaacccccaattgaaaatattgaaaaattacgattttttcggtaaaaataattcagaaatgatttttttctcacttaaacattatcaaacatatacgcatacaacctttgatatcacaaaaagtaaaaaaatatattaaaatagccataatttttagggggaggggattcgaccccttcgaccccgacttttgtcgataaaattagatgtagtactcaatcttaacgggttagaagtctcacccctatcacattgtatatcaaTTGCATATTTTCAGTATTGATATTCTAGTCTTTATCATAATTACTTTGCTTAATCTAAGGAATCAACGCATAATATGGTACTACATTTTACTGTTACTGCAGCTATGGTCCCATTGCCGGGCAAATGATATTTGATTAGATTTATAATACGAGTATAAGTAATTACTTACAGGTACTTTGTACatgtatagatataaaattTGCAGAGTACGTGGTCCACGACAAGTAACATACACTTAATAACTGAATATTTTTCAGGGAAGCGTATCTACTGTCTGATCCATTGGAAACCAGCAGCCAGTTCCAACAGATCATCGCTTACATTCTTTCACACGAAATCGCTCACATGTGGTATGGTAATCTTGTCACAAACGACTGGTGGGACGTTCTATGGCTGAATGAAGGTTTTGCAAGATACTACCAGTACTTCTTGACTAATGAAGTAAGATTCATTTACTAACAAAGAATATACAGAGCCCTTTTTTCGCTTCACGATAACGCCACTTATACATTGAATCataaccggagtgatactacggcctcacagaaaactgacgtgaaacaacttgcgttgtgtttcgttgtcagtgaggttaccggaggcccaattacccccttcccaatcttcccaatccctgattccccaacaacccataaattcctaaccctcaaaaggccggccacgcacttgtgatgcctctggtgtttcaagtgtccatgggcggcggcgatggctgaccatcaggtgatccgtctgctcgtttaccggataattccattaaaaaaaatatctgcttcaATTACATTCCATAATTCACCTTCACacacatattatacaaacatacaatatattGGAAGTTGAATAAAGATAGTATAAATATtgtagtaataatattaatgcttTGATTTCATTTTAGGTGGAGGGGATGGGTTTTGACATTCGTTTCGTTCCTGAGCAAGTACACACGGCTTTGCTATCTGACTCTTCTAACAATCCTCATCCCCTGACCAACCCTGGTGTTGGAAGTCCCCGATCAGTCAGTGCTATGTTCTCGACACTCACTTACAACAAAGGTGCAGCAGTCATCAGAATGACAGAACATCTCCTTACTAAACAAGTTCATGACCAAGGTCTCGCACAATATTTGAAAACTAAGTGAGttctttttgttgtttaaaCTTTCATTTGCAATTCCTAGAATGAATAATCTAGTTATACGAtatattcaatataaataaagattctTTTATATTAATGCTCAACCTTTAATAACATAACCTAAAAGTAAAAGCTATTAATTAGATTCCTTACTTAATAATTGTTTCTGTTTGCAGTCAATTCAAAACAGCTAAACCTATAGATCTGTTTAATGCTCTGAGAGACGCAGGAATGCAACATGGCGCTTTTAACAACTATGGCCCAACATTCGATTTTGTGGAATACTACAAGAGTTGGACTGAACAGGCCGGACACCCCGTCCTAAACGTTGATATTAACCATACAACGGGGCAAATGACTATTCAACAGGTACGCTACATATTAAAGCCTACATCATACAATTTAGTTGAAAGGAAATTCTTCTGGAAATTTCTGAATTTTTTTAGGGTCATGccatcgatcgacattgatcgattggtgtggtagctttaattgatcgGTTACCGGTCGATttaccaatcgatcgattgccGGTCGATGGCAGCGGTCCGTAGATTTATTATACAATTCTAGTTGGAATCTATCGACTgacatcgaccaatccattccatcatcgatcgatggtatctatcggctatcgatcgattggtgtagtagaaactatcgatcaatgtcgactaatccattctagCATCggtcgattggtgtggtaacacccttatTTACAACAATAGCTCCACATTGCGTGTAACTATACTGGCTATTTCTTTTACAGCGCCGTTTTAACATCAACACTGGGTATTCCCTTCAAAATACGTTATATGTCATTCCTGTTACTTTTACAAGTGAATTTGACTATAATTTCCAAAACACGAAACCAACACACATTATTAAAGACGCCGTCACTGTCATTGACCGCGACGCTCATGGAGATTACTGGACTATCTTTAATATTCAACAAACAGGTAATCTTTTTACATGTCTCTGCTCGCTCCACCTTAAAATTTGATCTCCTATGATTTAAGATCTTTTTATGCAGGTatcatgtaaaatatttatacctttgttattattttaggtggacgatatttaaaagaaataaattatcgcGTAGGccctttattattttcaatacttactcaattaaataattgt
Coding sequences within it:
- the LOC118268537 gene encoding membrane alanyl aminopeptidase — encoded protein: MVAIKLIVLSLACLSAAAVSPIEPAKRNTIFADERFEGEVFENVDAFDNIELTPSNIGISPYRLPTTTAPIKYDVHWNFEFTNQRIYSGTVVITLVAKQPNVNQIVIHSSHTANTGPELKQGSQVIPITASAKEEYHFYIVTLNDGQVLEYNEAVPVEYTLKIDFSADFRTDMYGIYESWFRNTPNEEVQWMATTQFQATAARFAFPCYDEPSFKAKFNVKITTPADYSSWFCTTAKPSSPPATPTQFVTVEYNETPVMSTYLLALIVSKQYKSISNENPAKFHEVIARQGAIDAKQGEYALKTGQALLDKMSEITQYDFYDQHATLKMTQAAIPDFGAGAMENWGLLTYREAYLLSDPLETSSQFQQIIAYILSHEIAHMWYGNLVTNDWWDVLWLNEGFARYYQYFLTNEVEGMGFDIRFVPEQVHTALLSDSSNNPHPLTNPGVGSPRSVSAMFSTLTYNKGAAVIRMTEHLLTKQVHDQGLAQYLKTNQFKTAKPIDLFNALRDAGMQHGAFNNYGPTFDFVEYYKSWTEQAGHPVLNVDINHTTGQMTIQQRRFNINTGYSLQNTLYVIPVTFTSEFDYNFQNTKPTHIIKDAVTVIDRDAHGDYWTIFNIQQTGFYRVNYDEYTWNLIALALRGDQWNSNIHELNKAQIVNDVFSFARAGLMKYDRALHILAFLARETDYAPWAAAITGFNWLRNRLAGHPLEANLNNLIRAWAKKAMDELTYEPASDATFMDRYFRFQLAPLMCNVGDTECREKAKTFFDGLKATPSVSVDRDNRNWVYCNGLRQGTPADFDFLWDRFSKENLYTEKIVLLQILGCTPHKESLEKYLNAILRAPNTVRPQDYNTAINSAVSGNEANTQIVLDYFKVSDNLQSLRTAYNNDLRTPLSYISSRLRTAAQVEDFKTWVNGQTNLEYRDDIIAGADDTLESFKFVESISSYLEDYFTGTDDPISTSTILPTTAGPTSTVTAPSLVQPTTPDLPASAVTSVVSIFLLTLAGIAHFIL